In Motacilla alba alba isolate MOTALB_02 chromosome 2, Motacilla_alba_V1.0_pri, whole genome shotgun sequence, the DNA window GTCAAAATCTTGAATGCTTACTCAAGCTCACATTAAGCAAACGTGAAGTACTTGCACTGGCTTCAAGAGGAATCCCATGCTCAGATCCATGGCAAAACAGGGCTTCAAAAGACATgtacatttctcttttccttgcaaGCCACTGTAGGCATAGGCACTGATACCTAAGCTTTTCATGTATTTGTCATATATTTGTAGCTTTGTAGATTTCTGATACATGGCTGTAGCTCCAAGTACTTTCTTACCCATTTTCCCCTATGTTTTAGATAACCTTCTAAGACATATTATGCTACATTCCTGAAATATTATTTAGTCTTGCCTCTTTAGCCAAGGATGTCTTATTTCCTTTTACCATGTATCCAAGACATAATAAATATAGGGCTAGAAGCTCAGGAGGGGCTCCAAATGGGCAGAACCAAAAGGGGGGATTACTTAACTAAATGTTTTCTAATTGGACACTATTGCTAAATATGCTAATTTGTTAAACTTATAAAATTGCAGAAGTCCTGTATCACGTGTGCATTTTGCCATATTTGCACCTGGAGGCCTCCAATTCTGCTTTTACATTCCTTGCTAAACTAATATTGTCTCGAaagtgtgttgttttgtttctagaTTGTGAAGGCATCAGTGCAAGTAAGGGATCGGCTGCTTTTCTGAGTTCCCTATTACACGCTGTAAGTCCTCCATCAAGTCAGCCCAAATCACCTATCGGCTGCTTTTCTGAGTTCCCTATTACACGCTGTAAGTCCTCCATCAAGTCAGCCCGAATCACCTATCCAAAAAGCCAGTTTCTGACTCTTTGCCCCCAAGACAGTGCTCTACAAGGAATTTGGAATTTGGACAGAGATGTTGTTTAGACACATGCTTTAGGATGGAGCCAACACAGCCAACAAAAGAGGTTCTACatcaaatatttaagaattaaTCTCCAATGGTGTGTCTTCTGCTACCTGCAGAAAAACTCCTACACACCCCAATGTGTTTTGTgttctgacaaaaaaaaccctaagtgATAACATTAGCACTCACAGCTCATCAAAGGTGCATATGGTATCAAACAACAGAGAGAACAAGATTTCACATCCCTAAAAATGTGCCCAGTAGCACTCCAAATGCTTTATCAATGATGTAGGGAAAGAAGGGTAGAAAGAATTTAACTCCTGACACACATATATTGTGTTCCATCTATTAGTTTTCCTGAGTATCCTGTTTTTATGAGGGGATAAGCACATGAAATATGGGTTCAGATATGGGCCATGAGCTTTGAAAGTCAACACATCCACTCTAACAATGCCCACAATTTGCTGGGCAAATGGGTCAATAAATAGCAGAGAAAGAAACTGGTACAAATCAATGCACAACATGAAAGAACATAGAGTATGAGGCAGTGCAAAAACCATGAACTAAATCTCTGGttcccagaagaaaagaaagatattttagaAGTGTCATACAAATTCAGAGGATGGTTTAATATCAAGTTTATAAAACCCAGGGACAGCATCCCTGAATGGAGATGGTGACAGAGAGGAACCTCTACCTACAATGTCCTCATCACTGGCCTCCAAACATTCCAGGACTGTGTTTACTGGCTTGCAGACTTCGGCAGCAGGACATTTTGTCATTGCTCAGTTTGGTTCCTGCTAGTGCAGTTagtggaaataaattaaaagaatcaAGAGAGCATCTAGCCTAATGAAACACATACAGACATACCTGTAGGGAGAGAGAACTCAGCTGTtccacatgcacacacacacacagggcagagtcagagaaagagagagagagagaagataaaaatatggaaatatgtTTAAGACATCTGCTGAAGATttgtaattatatatatataaaattatatatacgTGCATATaaactttatatatatatatatatataaaacaaaggATTACTGCTGAGCAACACTATTTGTATTCCTGGGATAAAGCTCTACAGTCTTGAGTGTTGTTAATAACACAGTTGGTTTCTGTCCTATCTGAAGGTCACCCCATATGTTTCATTCTCCTTGTCATCATTCTGTGAGCTCTCATATCCCTGAATAACTCTGAGACACTGCCTGCTGTCCTGACAGAGAGCCTTCTCCCTCTGAGTGATGGATTTTCCACACACCTCAGAAAAAGCAGACCCCTCCACTATCAGGAGCACCTCAGAGAATCAAATTTCTGTCCTCACTCCAACAAACCTTCCAGTGAAGTTACCTGGAGTCCAAATTTAGAAACTGAAGATCTTAATATCTTatacacatggaaaaaaaaagactcagtCCCTTCTAACactctgaattattttaagtaCTTGATTTATGGGGCACAGTTAAACTgcatctgctggaaaaaaacctcagagaatGATGGGATCATAATGATGATGAAGATTCTAGATCATAGTGGTAATTGTTACAGTAGAAACCATGACAAAGACCAGAAATTTCGTACTATGAATTGGTCAGTTGTACCCTGCAAAAGGAGGTAATACAAGACAGAATTGTCAGGGTCAAATTAATAATAGCTGTTTCATCTTGAaggcaaatttatttttctgccactTCAATCTCTCTCCCCTATTTTCCAGGCAATGATGGGTGTGAGCTGGTGACCACGCAAATGCTGGTGAATGAGATTGGTCTGTTCGTATTTTCACTGTTAAGCTGTCAAAGCACTCACATCAAAGGACTGAAGAACAAATTGCAATAGTCACAAGTACCCGCATTAAAGGGATGTTTTCATCCATGTGTATACAACTGCCCCCCAGCAACCCCAAAAGAAAActcaaacaaaaccccagcccCATCTCAAGAAACAGAAGACCACGAAAGAAGAACAAACAGGTGAGAAGAGCTGGGCAATGGGATGAAATGACAGCCAGTAGTGCGACGGGGGGGTGTGGAGAACCACTTCAGTCTCTCTAAtcctcaaacacttccaggaacaACGGAGGGAACAGTTCTGTGGGGCACTCCACCTTCATGTGCAGGAAACGGCTGGCATGGCAGGCTCCAATCATTCGCAGGTCTGTCACTTTCATCAGCAGTTTTGGCCAAAAGTGTGCAACATGgtgttttctgtaattaatGTAGTGTTCGAATGCCAGGAGGAAACCCTCTTGACACTTTTCTATTCTCTCGACGCAAACAAGGCCTGGGCGATCTGTAGATACAAAGCAGAAGAATTACCATTCTTACATAATTGCTTTAACAAATGCCTGATcataaatcaggaaaaatagGATGATTCTGATGCTAGGAAAGAAACAAGAGAGACCGGGGACATTTGTGGCTCTGCAATAAACTTCTTTCACTCCAGCCAACTCACTTGCTAGTAATATGCCTGTTAAAAGAAGAAGATAatccttcctttcttcatcCAATGCCTGCTTTGCTCACTTACACATACTTACACAGAATGCAGCTGTTTGGGAAGTGTTTCCTTACAGTGACTAGAACACCAGATTTCTGATTTCAGCTATGGCTTATATCTACACTTTTCTGCAAAACAActaataaagaaacaaaaaaaaaaatccttgtcaGGTATCTAAATTACAGTTCCTTTCTATCTGGTTTTCTACAATTTGACTAATGGTTTGATCAGGCTTTGATCATGTTCTGATCCCAGGTGAGCTGTTATGGAGCATCAAGGAACAACAAAGGCTAAAAATCCAGCCGTCTCAACTGGCACCCAGACGGGGACTGGGAAAGCCCCTTTCACGTCACTTCTCAGGAGACACCTCTGGGAAAGCAGGTCATTTTTGAATTGCCTTTTGAAAACCCTGCTCCAGTATCAGTGTGTAGGGAgctaaaaagaaatcaaaatgttttgatgGGGAAAATGAAGTGCTGTGTTGTGATTAATGTGGAAACCTTTTTATCTCAGATGCAGTTAGTGCTTGTAAATCACTAATTGTGTATTGTTATTCAATGCCCAATCTTCAAAGccatcttaaaataaaatcttgccAAATCTGCCTCTGCCCAAGAATGGAATTTCCTGATTGGGCTGGCACAATCACTGGAAGCATATGCGAAAACATACTCAAATTGAGAAGGTGAGAAACTCTTTGGAACTCATAGGaagctgtctgtgctgcttttgtatCGTGACCAGTTATAAATGGTCTGCCCCAGCGTagggaagcagcacagcttgTAAATGCCCATTAGGAATCAGTGGTGCtgttaggaaaacaaaagggCAAGTCAAACTAAACATATGAGACTGGTGGAAATGTGTGTGAATGCCCAATGCACGACATTACTCAGGAGAAGAGGGAACTTATCATAAGGACCACTGTTGCTAAATTATCCATTTTCGGAGACTTACATTTCATGTAAAGCAAACTGGCTCAGAATCAGTACTGATTTCTTCTTGATGATCCTCCCTGGCTCATTCCTAAGTGCCAAACTGAGCAAAGTGTGTTACCAAAACAAGTTTTATGTCCAACTCTGAACaccctgaatttttttcctagcactCATCAAAATAAGTCACTGGGGTTTTGAGACAAAATTTCTCTCACATTACTCTAGTCAGCACTACAAGACctaatcttttatttcttttacaaagAGGCTTATGACAAAGACCAAAGAGTTTCAAAATTGTTTGGATCCCAATATATTTCTGTTCTCACCTGATGACATGAGCAAAACAGCCTGAAGAAGGGCAACCTCGGTGTCATCCAGGTTAAATGAAGAAAGAGACATGCCCAGGTCAAAAATGGCATCAGACACTACGCCAAGACCCCCATTTTTCAGCTGGCCCCTTGTCACCGCCATCTCCCCATTTAGTGTTAAAGTCTCACTCTCGGGGTCATAGCGAACTGCTGCTCGGAGGGACATGATCTCCATACAGCAGCCTTTCAGAAGGATGATCTGGTCTTCACATGGCAGCTGCAGAAATTATaaacatcaaagaaaaattCATGTTTGTCAGATTGAGTGGCTTTTACAGTTACAATAGATTCACGAGCCCAAAGTTGCAGTTCACAGCCCAGGACGCTGCCCCGCATAGTGCAGCTCCCCTCAAACACGCTGCTCTGCACAAACCCCCAGGATCTGCgttcctgcctgcaggaacTGCCAGCAGGTTAACATTCCCTGGTTAGCATCCCCACACACCCTTGGGAAATCTAGCAGTAACACAGCTGTTGGCTCCCTCAGCTTATAACTTATCACAGTAGAATAAACTATAACTGGGGCTGGTGCAGATCTCAGCCATCCCAGTTAAATTTGCTACCAGCCATACTTATTTCTTACCTgcccagaggaaaagaaagacatttgGGAGGGTCTGTAAGAGTGgactgtgttttaaataaatattcatatcTAAGGGATATACCCCAATCAGTGGAGCAGGAATTCTCACGGCCCATTTTAACAACAGAGAATTTATTAATCTGGACTTAATCTAGTAAGGCTGTTCTCCCTGAGCTCCCTACACTATTGCTGGACAGACAGAAAATCTATGGTAGAGCTACAGCTTTTATGCTGGTGCATAAAATGTGATCTTCAGGGCGTGTAACTTTTCCATGCCATTAACAAAGGCAAAGTGTCCAAAGGTTCTGTGTTTACTGAGTATAACCAAGATGCTGACACGCGAGCAGAACATGTTCTATAAAGCATGTCCTTATGTTTTCACAGTTTATTcaataacaaaacccaccaagaCAGTTTTGAGACTGTAAGCAAGGGTCCCACATATGAAAGAGCAACACACTTCTGCTTGGCTTGAAAGGAGGcaaaaagccatttatttttgatttatataaaattattatatttaccTGTTTTGCAATTCTAAAATGAAACCCCCATGAACTATAGGTTTACATGGCAACGGTGTACTTGCAAAGCAAGTGCACTGATTTGGTGGAAAATAATGCAGAGCTACCTAATGTAAGTGGAAAGTTCCAATTCTCCCTGTTAGAGAAGAGTTTTAAGCACAGAGCTAGCCATGGTCAGGAAAATGAGTTGAGTCATGCAGCTACTTTTCCAGCAATGCCAGCTTCAGGTGTGAAGTGTTTAATACACAAGAAAATTGACTCATCCTGTTCAGAGCAAATCAGTTTCCCTACAGATGAtcctcagctcagcagcagtgtggggaagactgcacaggcacagcagcagtcTTGCTACCCAATGACAATTCCACTGTTTGGCAGAAGAAACTGAAGTAGGGAAAGAAatagagttaaaaaaaattaaaatgaaaatagataAGTGAGAGGAACCATGAAGAGATACTGGAAAAAGCAatggaagtggaaaaaaagaacatgaaagaaaggcagagagaagggacaagaaaagagaaatgaaaaaaacaccaagCCTCTAAATCAAAGGAAGAatagcagaaaagaaacaggtaACAGTAGAGAAGATATTTTGTGATGCTTCAGCTGTTTCATTAGTGAGCCATGAAACTAATGAGGATTCTTTCTACTTGATCCTGCTTAAAACTTCTTTATGGTAGTGGCAGTCTCACTATGCCTGTCTTTCACATGCTTTTCTGATTCTGAAGGATACATGGGAAACCTGTTTCACAGATGCCAGGCCTCAGGTCTTATCTGCCAGTAGCAGGAGTTACTGGAGACAGGAGGCTTGAACATCAGTTCTACTCCCAGCTTTGCAGATTTTAATGTTACCTACATTCATCACTTGAGTGTTGCTACCAGAGCATCTTCCAGTAGCAGGATCAACAAATGTGACTGAAACTCTGCCATGTGttgtcctttcctctctctctgcagggagaaaaggcaCAAGGCAGGAATCTGAAGTGCTCACCTCCGCAGGACACGTGCAATGCAGCACCATGGAATTGAGCTGAGCAGAGTGACCTCAAAGAGTATTTACACAGCTTCACCCACTGTGGAACCACTGATGCCTTGACATTTAAAACTCACAATAAAGTTATTACATTCTCCTCAATCTTCATCTTctaagcagaaagaaaagcaggaaggaaacaaCAGGAGAAATGCTGAGAAGCAAATAAAGTTTTCCTTATACTTTGTTTAGTCTGGGATTGGATACTTGGTTTGAGGCAGGGGCCAGTGAGTGCACACAAACTAAGCTGGGCACTCACAGTGCTTTACTGGCTTCTACATGTGTTCAAAGAtgtgaaaaagaaggaaaagtagCCATGAAAATATAAGTGGCCATGGATGTTCCCTGTCATGTCCCTCTTTCATAGAGATGTACTGCATTCTCAGACAGCTTCTGGAATTATGAACTGAGTTAATGTTTAAATGCTCTGCAGGTCTTATGGAAGAAagaagtgtttttttccagtaaaaaaatctATAGCCCACATAGTGTTGCTTCTAAGAAAAAGATGCAGGTTAAAAATCATAATGGAAACAAAGTTAACAGGAGGGTGCTCCTTCAAAAAGGAGCAAACATTCGTAATTTTCTAAATGCTACAGGAAGTGCTATATGACAACTTGGAGGACAGCTGTCCTATTCCTTTTTGTTCATGAGGAGTTGTCCCTCACTCTGCCATCTGATCTTGCTGTATATGGGCAAGTGTCACGTTTACACAGTGGCTCAGCTGCAAACAAAGCCTGTCCAGCTGAGCCACGTAACATACAGAGGACATGCTCAACGATGCCTTGACTTCTTCATCCATGCTTCCTGCCTAGCTCTGACACAAGTGGGTCaatggcagccaggaggggtAGGAGATGTTAGATGGGCACTGAAGTCTGTGTGTGACTGGCAGagctttctaaattaaaaagaCTACCTTGGTGTGTCACTGCAATTTCCCACCAACAAATGCCAGATCAGAGGAGACAGATTCCCTCAGACACTACAGACACTAAATGCTCATGATCTATGGACATATTcctcacattttaaaatcttcatgCTTGGCCATTATTTCATGCTTCCTTGACTGAGGGCACCAATGCAGACGCTGGCCAGGGTGAGATTTTTACGCTATGACTACTATTGATATTTACCTCTCCTTGTTCTGTACTTGCCAGAGAATATATACAGCTCTCCCTgactgactttaaaaaaaagctgacaGCCACAGTAGAGTAAAATTTGATGGCTGCCTTACCCTTCCTTTCTGGTAGGGTGTTGACCTCAAAGGGTGAaatggaaggtgttcctgccaaTGGCAGGGGGCTTAGaaccagatgatttttaaggtcccttcgaacccaaacctttctatgattctatgaaaattatttagattattaagactgaaatattatttcaggCTGAAGTTCTGATATCATTTATTaaattggaggaaaaaaatataatcagcCATTGCATCTGGTTCTTCAATAAAAATGATACCTTGGTACAAATGAGATCAGGGTAAGGCCTCTATATTCCTAATGTGCAACCAGATCTTTGAGTCTATTTACTGTATATTTACATGTGACTATCTACTTGGAATGACAATCCATTGCTTTCACAGACTCCTTTATGCACAACCTCCCCATTCAGAAAAACCAAGCCTAGGGAACCCAATGAGGCAAGTGCCACTCCTGGACAGGGGTGCTTTCCTGAATTCCAAGAATTTTTTACTGTGTAGACCCAACTCTACAATACTGTACCTGCCAAGGAACCAGAAGATACATAGGGAACCACGTGCTGGAAGATTTTATTAAACATATAAGCAATGCTTCTAGACAGTatctttttgttcatttgctttGTTCAAGGACACCTCTAAAGATGGTGAACCACAATGACTTCCAGATTAACAAACTCAGGATTTCAGtaatcacaggaaaaagaaaattcatgaaaatacagattattCTAGTCCCATTGATTTTGAgtgtctttaattttttcattttagataCAATGAATTTTAAGTTCCATGCCAGAGTATTTTGAGTAGTTTTTAACAACAGGCATATAAATAAGGAGTGCAAGAAAGTTTTCTTACCTCACAAAACATAGGCAACTTTTTGGCAAAATCCACCACTCTGGTAATCGCTGGTGTGATAATTTTTGTAAACTGGCTGAAGGCTTCTAAATCCACTTTCCCACCTTCTGGGGCATTAACTATTGGTGCCTGCCCAATATCTTCTGGCTAAGGACATAAACAAAGATATTTAGAGGAGCAGTCTGTCTTAGAGCAACTATTTTATACTCCAAAAAGTCCTGCTTGGTATGGAAGAGACgctaaaataaaaagcaacactATTTGCTTTATAAATGAAGTCCATTTACACCACAAAAAGTGAATTCATTTGTAAGGCATTTGTGAAAGAGGTGACTGCACAGAGAAATGGGTGACTGGTATGCTTCTACCCATTCTCTGTGGACAGCTGGACTGTTGTGTACTCAGTTTCTTCCTTGTGTCTGTATCTATGTATTCTAGGGGTGTGACACATACATCTTTTGCTTAAAAACATAGTCAAGTTTTTCCTTACTGAGCTGAAAGCTTTCTTGAAAGCTGAAAGCTCTCAAGTTTCTCTAAAAGCAAAGAGAGTTGAGGAGACATGAGAAGATGCTGCAAGCTTTGCAGAATTAGGCTCTTTCACCCACTCAAAGCTTGTAAAGTTTCCCCAGAAGAGATTGCCAGGTATCAcagccccccacccccagcaatTGCCAAGGCCAGTTTCCAAAAGGCTAAAACAACTTATGTGCAAAGCTAAAACAACTTACGAGCAAGAACAGGATAACTGAAAGGTGCCCTGGATAATGTAAATAGAATTTGAATTCATCTGGGTAAAATTTTGGTTGAAAATTGCCTGTTGCATGATCACAACTCAAGGCTTctccaaatgaaaaacaaatcatATTTCAATAGGGATATACAATGAAACAGTTTCAAGCAGAATCTGTaatgagtttttttttaattccaacGGCACTTGAACTTGTTCACCTGTTTTTATGCAGCTGATAAATGTTACCATGTATTTTGAATACAGGCACATCcaagctgttttgtttgttaAGTGTGGCTTTGCAATTACACAACACCTACCAAACACCATGCAGAGGTTTCATTCTGTTCACATTAAGATCAAAAACTAGATAAAATTCAGAGAAGTAGACCTTTGAGATGGACAGGCCCCATGACATCtatataaaatacttaaaaggCGAGGTGATGAAAGTGCTATCTGTACTAAAAACTTGCGTTCAACcacttttttaaagaaacacatcTTAAAAGATCCTTCTGTAACCAATCTGAATCCAAATCTAACCTGTTACAAGAAAAAACTCAGTAATGTGTTAATAAAGCAAGCACCAATTGTAAAGGAACAATGAAGAAGACTGGGCTCAATTATCTGATGGTTTCTACTAAAAAACTCAAATAAATTCATTTCTAAGCTCTCTCCCTTCCTGAATCTTGGGCAACTAAACCACATTGTCTGTGTGCTCATGATAAACAACCTTCATCGCTTCCAAGCAAAAAAGACCAAATGCTTAAACCCATGTGAACCATTGTtatggagaaaaaggaagagcacAGCATTTTCTTGGGAAAGGCAAAGCAAGTCACGAGAGCCAGCTAAAGCTAACACACTGGAGGGGAGCCCCTTCCACCTAACTCAACAGGAGAAGAGATGTAGACCTCAGTGAAGTCCCTGCTGTCAAAGAACCAGCCTCAGCCACATAAGGACAGATCCATAGCTCTGGGGGCAGACTgtcagcttctcctgctcttcaaCAGCTCATTCCCAGCCCCAACCTCGAGCTCCCTAGGTTTTATCCCCAACCAGCTGATACCTGAAGAACAGCACTCCTGTCTAAGCAAGCAAAAGTACTACTTCAGCTGCTTCTTGATCTGCTCACACCTTGCTCTGCAACACCCCTGGAAAGTGCTCTCTTGGTTCTTGCCAGTGACAACTGGCTGTGGTTTCCAGACTGTAGAGTACTATGAACACAAGCCATTCATATAGAAATTTAGACAGTGGCActggtgttaaaaaaaatcccaacattaTAAAAGAGATCAGCTGCTTTGAATACATAATACATAATTTCTCTGAGCAATTCAACAGTGAGTTAAAATTCCCATAGTGAATTATGCAGTAGGAGACTAGGCTTGCAAAAAGATGAGTGTGCTCTATCTGATTTAGTATACCCTGACTATTAAAGATTCCTGtgtatttctgaaatgcagtcTCTAATCCCTCTTTTGTTTGGTACAAGCATTTTGCATTCTACACTTATTTCCCTTAAAAATCgattcagaaaaatcaaataattttttttaaggttgaGCATCACAAAtcaccatttattttctgaccATTAGTTATAGGATGAAAATCTAAGTTGTTTTGTAGGCTGCAATCCCAATGGTATAGTATCATCCTGTTctcactgaaattaattttccttgcctaatttatttgcattaatGTATCCACCATTAACCAAAAGAGGCAAAACCCCTGGGTTACTAACCAAAAGTACCAGCTTTCATCTAGAACTTTATATTGTTTTAACACTTTCAATATGTTTTATGATAGTCCCTAATAAAGACAGCTATCCCTAGatagaatatattaaaaaaatacagtatgcATTATAGACTGCTTCTGTTCTCAATCAGGAGTGAAacaatttttctactttttcttaCCATAGCACAATAAAAGTATCCAGCTGAGTAAGCCTCAACATAGCAACACACTGTTTATCTTTTGAAATACATGGTCTGATCAAACACTGACGTTCAGGCATGAAAAATGAAGTAATAACTGCGCAAAATCATCCTTTTTTCACAAACATCAGTACACTGGCAATAAAATCTCTTTGGGATTGCAATGCTGGGCAGGCACTGCAGAAGAAAGAACAGAACCTGGCTCTAAGAGCAACGTACAAGGCTACAGCCCTTAccagaaatttccttttctgcttccagtGGCTTCCTTGTGCATTGGTGGCCACATGTGCTTCAGTAACAATTTTGATGAGCTCCCATTCCTCATCTGTTGGCTCTGGTTTGTGCCCAATggttttctgcagctcttcccgACGTCTCTTCTCTCGATTTTCTTCTATCAGCTTCCTCTTTGCCAACCTCTTGCTGTCATCCAACACCACTAGCAGGCAAAAAAACCATACAAAAATGGCAGAAGTTCGTAAGACTGTCAGAACTTTGGTCTTTGGTCTGAGGTAGCAGCTGCTTACAAACACCTTAACTAATCAGTAAGGAAGTACCATGGCAAGACCCACAGTTGAGACAGTTCTCTTACTTCTCCCTTCAAACATCGTTTTCTCAGAAGCCTGGATAGCAAAGAGTGACTTACCATCCTGGTAATGCTTTGTATACTGCCATTGCCCTCAAGGGGTTTTTTcaccaataaaaataatatgcaAAAGCTTTGTCAGGTGTCCAAGTGTTCCTATAATGGACTTGGAGTAATCCATATTGGGAAAGAtgcacttctgttttctttggagTCATATCAGCATGCTCACACTCACTGCTCTGAAGTGCAGAACATGTACTTGGATGCCAGCAGAAGGCAACATGGATCGAAGAAAGGGGGAGCACTTATTCATGGAAGGCTCATCTTCCTGAAGCATGACACAATCAGGTCAACATGCCTTTGGCTTTTTCCCTAACCCCCAAAGGTGGTGTTCCTGTAGAGCCCCATTACTTCCAGTGACTCCAGATACAcaggccccagggctgctctgctcaccaCTTCTCTGGTATCCAGCCTCTCTCCTGAAGGTCTACCTGGCCATAATAAAATTGTCTCCTTTATTCTATTTCCCTCTAGACAGAGGGCATTGTTATACATTACATTAACAATGAAAACACTAAGTTTGATTATTCTTCTGTTGTTTACTGGGCAAGTTTTCCTGTCAGTTCTTCTGCAAAGGCTTATACTGGCAACAACCATGAAGGCACAAGGGGATTTATATGACTTCTGGGGGCCTTATGTGACTTCCTCCCATTTGTAGTAATTGAAGTTATTGGTGTAAATCCCTGTGCAATGGCAGGAAAAGAAGACCCCTAAGGATTAATCTTACAGccatattttctatttctttagaAGAGACTCAAAATCTTTGCAGCAGATAACTTCTtcagagctaaaaataaaacaaacaactgCAGGATGACTCATACAATGACATTCAATTTCACATCCTCCAGAATTTTCTAAACAAGATGTTTTTATCTCAAGCAGCGTCCATCCAGCTgcatttttccctcctctcctccaaaGAGTGAACATTGCTATTGTTACTCAGCCTGCTAAGGCCAGGAGAAGGTGCATCCTGATGAAGGATAAACAAGAAATTACAGCCCAGTGAAAGTGGCTTAATGCAAAGAATGCGATTCCCTGGTATTATTAAAGCCAGAAAAGAGCTGGCAGTTCTACTTTACTTTAACAAGCTTCATAAATCAACATACTTTAGGCAAacacagacactgaaaaaaaataaaataaagaaaaaccag includes these proteins:
- the THRB gene encoding thyroid hormone receptor beta isoform X3, which translates into the protein MSGYIPSYLDKDELCVVCGDKATGYHYRCITCEGCKGFFRRTIQKNLHPTYSCKYEGKCVIDKVTRNQCQECRFKKCIFVGMATDLVLDDSKRLAKRKLIEENREKRRREELQKTIGHKPEPTDEEWELIKIVTEAHVATNAQGSHWKQKRKFLPEDIGQAPIVNAPEGGKVDLEAFSQFTKIITPAITRVVDFAKKLPMFCELPCEDQIILLKGCCMEIMSLRAAVRYDPESETLTLNGEMAVTRGQLKNGGLGVVSDAIFDLGMSLSSFNLDDTEVALLQAVLLMSSDRPGLVCVERIEKCQEGFLLAFEHYINYRKHHVAHFWPKLLMKVTDLRMIGACHASRFLHMKVECPTELFPPLFLEVFED
- the THRB gene encoding thyroid hormone receptor beta isoform X1, coding for MVAEWAWLKGSASYQCSPVEMRRNTTGSGQLGNHLLSKTPHLNKILANPTVCSPAVFAKHPGRGLPLWDRLIHLPDRNQKWNVVGITENHFCRKRHFKNYDIQRNGQQLSQCRHASTWTSTILQPGYTKANFRIMSSAQEYQKEEKKCKGYIPSYLDKDELCVVCGDKATGYHYRCITCEGCKGFFRRTIQKNLHPTYSCKYEGKCVIDKVTRNQCQECRFKKCIFVGMATDLVLDDSKRLAKRKLIEENREKRRREELQKTIGHKPEPTDEEWELIKIVTEAHVATNAQGSHWKQKRKFLPEDIGQAPIVNAPEGGKVDLEAFSQFTKIITPAITRVVDFAKKLPMFCELPCEDQIILLKGCCMEIMSLRAAVRYDPESETLTLNGEMAVTRGQLKNGGLGVVSDAIFDLGMSLSSFNLDDTEVALLQAVLLMSSDRPGLVCVERIEKCQEGFLLAFEHYINYRKHHVAHFWPKLLMKVTDLRMIGACHASRFLHMKVECPTELFPPLFLEVFED
- the THRB gene encoding thyroid hormone receptor beta isoform X2, translated to MNYCMQEIYEVHPAAGSNCYMQSTDYCTYIEDNQGYSSCDAQVLHSNNIYMEQAWAVNQPYTCSYPGNVFKSEYSDMDMALNQYNQPEFFTEEKPTFSQVQSPSYSQKKGYIPSYLDKDELCVVCGDKATGYHYRCITCEGCKGFFRRTIQKNLHPTYSCKYEGKCVIDKVTRNQCQECRFKKCIFVGMATDLVLDDSKRLAKRKLIEENREKRRREELQKTIGHKPEPTDEEWELIKIVTEAHVATNAQGSHWKQKRKFLPEDIGQAPIVNAPEGGKVDLEAFSQFTKIITPAITRVVDFAKKLPMFCELPCEDQIILLKGCCMEIMSLRAAVRYDPESETLTLNGEMAVTRGQLKNGGLGVVSDAIFDLGMSLSSFNLDDTEVALLQAVLLMSSDRPGLVCVERIEKCQEGFLLAFEHYINYRKHHVAHFWPKLLMKVTDLRMIGACHASRFLHMKVECPTELFPPLFLEVFED